A region from the Acyrthosiphon pisum isolate AL4f chromosome A1, pea_aphid_22Mar2018_4r6ur, whole genome shotgun sequence genome encodes:
- the LOC100160131 gene encoding apoptosis regulatory protein Siva-like (The RefSeq protein has 1 substitution compared to this genomic sequence), translating to MNKRKYPYGIDMCPQLKIHIGEKQVANGVLGPSKMSEIYEKTKQILFQRARASLEAIDQSVVVDKVPRDSKPSKQMQLTFDGQLCKPDILFENSKVYNYNQKKCNFCSKTEKLDFCVKCGELFCNICSFSLFCDEANKICLTCYE from the exons ATGAACAAGAGAAAGTATCCGTACGGCATCGATATGTGTCCCCAGCTAAAAATACATATTGGAGAGAAACAAGTCGCTAATGGAGTATTGGGACCATCCAAAATGTCCGAAATTTATG AAAAGACTAAACAGATATTATTTCAAAGAGCAAGAGCATCTCTTGAAGCAATAGATCAGTCTGTGGTTGTGGATAAAGTTCCGCGCGACAGTAAACCATCCAAACAAATGCAGTTAACGTTTGATGGACAACTCTGCAAGcctgatattttatttgaa aattcaAAAGTGTATAATTACAATcagaaaaaatgtaacttttgttcaaaaacagaaaaattagatttttgtgTGAAATGTGGAGAGTTATTTTGCAATATGTGTTCATTTTCCTT attttgtgaTGAAGCGAATAAAATCTGTTTAACATGTTATGAGTAG
- the LOC100169012 gene encoding uncharacterized protein LOC100169012 yields the protein MKMFSSLKHLSKPTSDFTSRFMSSQVKTAVVMLNMGGPQHVDQVHGYLHRIMTDRDMMQLPFQNTLGPYIARRRTSEVQKKYAEIGGGSPILKWTNLQGKLMCEKLDKISPSTAPHKHYVAFRYVEPLTESTFEQVQKDGADRVVLFSQYPQYSCATSGSSFNAIYSYFQKKTFPENLKLSIIDRWATHPLLIKAIGSRISDEIKQFPESDRDDVVILFSAHSLPLKAVNRGDAYPSEVSSTVHAVMEELGYAYPYALVWQSKVGPLPWLGPFTDDALKGYVKQGKKNFILVPIAFVNEHIETLHELDIEYCKELGEELGVKNIRRAAAPNDHPLFIDGIADIVSQHLRENKPVSPKFLLRCAHCISSRCYESKQWFSSVCKSK from the exons atgaaaatgttcTCGTCATTGAAACATCTAAGTAAACCCACATCGG ACTTTACCAGTCGATTTATGTCCTCTCAAGTAAAAACCGCCGTTGTCATGTTAAACATGGGTGGGCCGCAACACGTAGACCAAGTGCATGGCTATTTGCATCGCATAATGACCGATCGAGACATGATGCAGTTACCTTTTCAAAA CACCTTGGGACCATATATCGCCAGGAGAAGAACTTCAGAAGTTCAGAAGAAATATGCCGAAATTGGTGGGGGATCACCTATTTTAAAGTGGACCAACCTTCAA GGTAAATTGATGTGTGAAAAATTAGACAAAATATCACCTAGTACTGCTCCACATAAACATTATGTTGCATTTAGATATGTTGAACCATTAACGGAAAGTACTTTTGAACAAGTACAAAA agatgGTGCTGATAGAGTTGTACTGTTTTCACAATATCCTCAATACAGCTGTGCTACGAGTGGTTCAAGTTTTAATGCCATTTATTcatatttccaaaaaaa AACATTtccagaaaatttaaaattgagcaTTATTGATCGATGGGCCACACATCCATTGTTAATCAAGGCAATTGGTTCAAGAATCTCAGATGAAATCAAACAATTTCCTGAAAGTGATAGAGATGATGTTGTCATCTTATTTTCAGCTCATTCTTTACCTCTGAAG GCTGTTAACCGAGGAGATGCTTATCCTTCAGAGGTAAGCTCAACAGTGCACGCAGTGATGGAAGAATTAGGTTATGCTTATCCCTATGCATTAGTTTGGCAGTCTAAAGTTGGTCCATTGCCTTGGTTGGGACCATTCACCGATGATGCATTAAAag gTTATGTGAAGCAAGGcaaaaagaattttattttagtacctattgcATTTGTTAATGAACATATTGAGACATTACATGAGCTtgatattgaatattgtaaagAACTCGGAGAAGAa CTAGGAGTCAAAAATATCCGTAGAGCTGCTGCACCTAATGACCATCCTTTGTTTATTGATGGTATTGCTGATATAGTGTCGCAACATCTCCGAGAAAACAAACCTGTTAGTCCAAAATTTCTCTTAAGATGTGCACATTGTATTAGTTCTCGTTGTTACGAATCCAAACAGTGGTTTTCAAGTGTCTGCAAGtcgaaataa
- the LOC100169012 gene encoding uncharacterized protein LOC100169012 isoform X1, with protein MKMFSSLKHLNFTSRFMSSQVKTAVVMLNMGGPQHVDQVHGYLHRIMTDRDMMQLPFQNTLGPYIARRRTSEVQKKYAEIGGGSPILKWTNLQGKLMCEKLDKISPSTAPHKHYVAFRYVEPLTESTFEQVQKDGADRVVLFSQYPQYSCATSGSSFNAIYSYFQKKTFPENLKLSIIDRWATHPLLIKAIGSRISDEIKQFPESDRDDVVILFSAHSLPLKAVNRGDAYPSEVSSTVHAVMEELGYAYPYALVWQSKVGPLPWLGPFTDDALKGYVKQGKKNFILVPIAFVNEHIETLHELDIEYCKELGEELGVKNIRRAAAPNDHPLFIDGIADIVSQHLRENKPVSPKFLLRCAHCISSRCYESKQWFSSVCKSK; from the exons atgaaaatgttcTCGTCATTGAAACATCTAA ACTTTACCAGTCGATTTATGTCCTCTCAAGTAAAAACCGCCGTTGTCATGTTAAACATGGGTGGGCCGCAACACGTAGACCAAGTGCATGGCTATTTGCATCGCATAATGACCGATCGAGACATGATGCAGTTACCTTTTCAAAA CACCTTGGGACCATATATCGCCAGGAGAAGAACTTCAGAAGTTCAGAAGAAATATGCCGAAATTGGTGGGGGATCACCTATTTTAAAGTGGACCAACCTTCAA GGTAAATTGATGTGTGAAAAATTAGACAAAATATCACCTAGTACTGCTCCACATAAACATTATGTTGCATTTAGATATGTTGAACCATTAACGGAAAGTACTTTTGAACAAGTACAAAA agatgGTGCTGATAGAGTTGTACTGTTTTCACAATATCCTCAATACAGCTGTGCTACGAGTGGTTCAAGTTTTAATGCCATTTATTcatatttccaaaaaaa AACATTtccagaaaatttaaaattgagcaTTATTGATCGATGGGCCACACATCCATTGTTAATCAAGGCAATTGGTTCAAGAATCTCAGATGAAATCAAACAATTTCCTGAAAGTGATAGAGATGATGTTGTCATCTTATTTTCAGCTCATTCTTTACCTCTGAAG GCTGTTAACCGAGGAGATGCTTATCCTTCAGAGGTAAGCTCAACAGTGCACGCAGTGATGGAAGAATTAGGTTATGCTTATCCCTATGCATTAGTTTGGCAGTCTAAAGTTGGTCCATTGCCTTGGTTGGGACCATTCACCGATGATGCATTAAAag gTTATGTGAAGCAAGGcaaaaagaattttattttagtacctattgcATTTGTTAATGAACATATTGAGACATTACATGAGCTtgatattgaatattgtaaagAACTCGGAGAAGAa CTAGGAGTCAAAAATATCCGTAGAGCTGCTGCACCTAATGACCATCCTTTGTTTATTGATGGTATTGCTGATATAGTGTCGCAACATCTCCGAGAAAACAAACCTGTTAGTCCAAAATTTCTCTTAAGATGTGCACATTGTATTAGTTCTCGTTGTTACGAATCCAAACAGTGGTTTTCAAGTGTCTGCAAGtcgaaataa